Proteins encoded together in one Streptomyces umbrinus window:
- a CDS encoding type III effector protein — protein sequence MTASDQPATTSRNAHSPASFLAAAAALTVIDDALHDAQRDSPDTPAAPGPGPEQALASLMLLRQVREQLAGWETGLIETARDAGASWADLAHPLGVASRQAAERRYLRGRPGPAGTTGEQRVTATRQARAADRTTATWARTNAADLRRLAGQITALTDLPAAARRPLNKLHAALAHDDPADLIAPLAATRPHLTAAHPDLAARLDTLTPP from the coding sequence GTGACCGCATCCGACCAACCGGCCACGACCAGCAGGAACGCCCACAGCCCGGCGTCGTTCCTCGCCGCCGCAGCGGCCCTCACCGTCATAGACGACGCCCTGCACGACGCCCAGCGAGACTCTCCGGACACCCCGGCTGCTCCCGGTCCCGGGCCGGAGCAGGCGCTGGCCTCCCTGATGCTGCTGCGGCAGGTTCGCGAGCAGCTCGCCGGATGGGAGACCGGCCTGATCGAAACCGCCCGTGACGCGGGCGCCAGCTGGGCCGATCTCGCCCATCCCCTCGGCGTCGCCAGCCGCCAGGCAGCCGAACGCCGCTATCTGCGCGGCCGCCCCGGCCCCGCCGGGACCACCGGCGAGCAACGCGTGACGGCCACCCGCCAGGCCCGGGCCGCCGACCGCACCACCGCCACCTGGGCCCGCACCAACGCCGCCGACCTACGTCGCCTCGCCGGACAGATCACCGCCCTCACCGACCTCCCCGCCGCCGCTCGCCGCCCGCTCAACAAGCTCCACGCGGCCCTCGCCCACGACGACCCCGCCGACCTCATCGCCCCCCTGGCCGCCACCCGCCCCCACCTGACCGCCGCCCACCCCGACCTCGCCGCCCGGCTCGACACCCTCACACCCCCCTGA
- a CDS encoding Hsp20/alpha crystallin family protein → MLMRTDPFRELDRLAQQLMGPGTWSRPSAMPMDAYREGDEYVVAFDLPGVSADALDIDVERNMLTVKAERRPTAKADDVQMELSERPLGVFSRQIVLADTLDTEHIKADYDAGVLTLRIPIAERAKPRKISIGVGSGRNEISG, encoded by the coding sequence ATGTTGATGCGCACTGATCCCTTCCGCGAGCTGGACCGGCTGGCGCAGCAGCTGATGGGCCCAGGCACCTGGTCCCGCCCGTCGGCGATGCCGATGGACGCCTACCGCGAGGGTGACGAGTACGTGGTGGCCTTCGACCTTCCCGGCGTCAGCGCAGACGCGCTCGACATCGACGTCGAGCGGAACATGCTCACCGTCAAGGCCGAGCGACGGCCGACGGCGAAGGCCGATGACGTGCAGATGGAGCTGTCGGAGCGGCCGCTGGGCGTCTTCTCCCGCCAGATCGTGCTCGCCGACACCCTCGACACCGAGCACATCAAGGCCGACTACGACGCGGGCGTGCTCACCCTGCGCATCCCGATCGCCGAGCGCGCCAAGCCCCGCAAGATCTCCATCGGCGTCGGCTCCGGCCGAAACGAGATCTCCGGCTGA
- a CDS encoding DUF2267 domain-containing protein, with product MTLRREVFLEHVKERGEYGTTEEADRAARVVLALLGAHLVGDVRAHLAARLPEGYALILLNPLQSAEPLPPERFVRAAAAWIEGATGQTAAWDVSAVLSTVADAADVDLLGQILLQLPAGYDLLFGRPQPI from the coding sequence ATGACTCTGCGACGCGAAGTGTTCCTCGAGCACGTAAAGGAACGCGGCGAATACGGAACTACGGAGGAAGCCGACCGCGCGGCCCGCGTGGTGCTCGCCCTCCTCGGCGCGCATCTGGTCGGCGACGTCCGCGCCCATCTCGCGGCGCGCCTGCCGGAGGGCTACGCCCTGATCCTCCTCAACCCGCTGCAGAGCGCCGAACCGCTCCCGCCGGAGCGGTTCGTCCGGGCGGCTGCCGCCTGGATCGAGGGCGCCACCGGGCAGACCGCGGCCTGGGACGTCAGCGCCGTGCTGTCCACCGTCGCCGACGCAGCCGACGTGGACCTGCTGGGGCAGATTCTGCTCCAGCTTCCCGCCGGCTACGACCTCCTCTTCGGCCGCCCCCAGCCCATCTGA
- a CDS encoding DUF2267 domain-containing protein: MISDARVPLEHQQPYGTAYEQMLEKVRYEGAYSTRERADEAVRLVLAGLGRQLTGDERVDLAARLPLEAARVLTAQIPDTQPLTGWAFVKDLAARTGASLATTRWDTGSVFSALATHAGPDLITRILQQLPTGYALLFGRAELTPAA; encoded by the coding sequence GTGATCTCCGACGCGCGCGTACCGCTTGAGCACCAGCAGCCGTACGGGACGGCGTATGAGCAGATGTTGGAGAAGGTCCGCTACGAAGGCGCCTACTCCACCCGTGAGCGGGCCGACGAAGCCGTCCGCCTGGTCCTGGCGGGGCTGGGGCGCCAGCTGACCGGCGACGAACGCGTCGATCTCGCCGCCCGTCTGCCCTTGGAGGCCGCCCGCGTCCTCACCGCGCAGATCCCCGACACCCAGCCCCTCACCGGCTGGGCCTTCGTCAAGGACCTCGCCGCCCGCACCGGCGCCTCCCTGGCCACCACCCGCTGGGACACCGGATCCGTCTTCTCCGCCCTCGCCACCCACGCCGGCCCCGACCTCATCACCCGCATCCTGCAACAGCTCCCCACCGGCTACGCCCTGCTGTTCGGCCGCGCCGAACTCACCCCCGCCGCGTAG
- a CDS encoding MerR family transcriptional regulator gives MTADDSYGRLDDDDYPAYTMGRAAEMLGTTQGFLRAVGEARLITPLRSEGGHRRYSRYQLRIAARARELVDQGTPIEAACRIIILEDQLEEAQRINAEHRRAAGSANPTNAA, from the coding sequence ATGACAGCAGACGACTCGTACGGCCGTCTCGATGACGACGACTACCCCGCCTACACCATGGGCCGGGCCGCCGAGATGCTCGGCACCACCCAGGGTTTTCTGCGTGCCGTCGGCGAAGCCCGTCTGATCACCCCGCTGCGCTCGGAGGGCGGTCACCGCCGCTACTCCCGCTACCAGCTGCGCATCGCTGCCCGCGCCCGGGAACTCGTCGACCAGGGCACCCCGATCGAGGCCGCCTGCCGCATCATCATCCTCGAAGACCAGCTCGAAGAAGCCCAGCGCATCAACGCCGAACACCGCCGCGCCGCCGGATCGGCCAACCCGACGAACGCGGCCTGA
- a CDS encoding MarR family transcriptional regulator, which translates to MLAAIAREPSARLRDLAVSCEITERAVQAVVADLEEGGYLRRGRVGRHNRYTLSLDQPFRHPAGARLCVRALVELAAGQADRHRGDTQVPH; encoded by the coding sequence GTGCTGGCAGCCATCGCACGTGAGCCGAGCGCGCGGCTGCGGGATCTGGCTGTTTCCTGCGAGATCACCGAGCGCGCCGTCCAGGCTGTCGTGGCCGACCTCGAGGAAGGCGGCTACCTGCGCCGGGGACGGGTCGGACGGCACAATCGGTACACCCTCAGCCTTGACCAGCCGTTCCGCCACCCCGCCGGAGCCCGACTCTGCGTCCGTGCCCTCGTGGAACTCGCTGCCGGCCAAGCGGACCGGCACCGTGGCGACACACAGGTCCCTCATTGA
- a CDS encoding SRPBCC family protein, whose protein sequence is MEYGSIEREIHIEAPPEVVYEVISRPEHLREWWPDEAELEPVPGATGVISFGDRTTPEAQVVPVTVVEADPPRRFSFRWVYDEGEAATSANSLLVTFVLVPSGAGTLLRFTEAGFREKGWEAAVLEEQYREHVTGWDYFLPRLVTYVVRLVSTP, encoded by the coding sequence ATGGAATACGGCAGCATCGAGCGGGAGATCCACATCGAGGCCCCGCCTGAGGTGGTCTACGAGGTCATCAGCAGGCCCGAACACCTGCGGGAGTGGTGGCCGGACGAGGCAGAGCTCGAGCCGGTGCCCGGCGCCACCGGAGTCATCTCATTTGGCGACAGGACTACGCCGGAGGCGCAGGTCGTACCAGTCACGGTGGTGGAAGCCGACCCGCCCCGGCGGTTCTCCTTCCGGTGGGTGTACGACGAGGGTGAGGCCGCGACGTCGGCCAACTCACTCCTGGTGACCTTCGTGCTGGTCCCGTCCGGTGCGGGCACGCTGCTGCGTTTCACCGAGGCGGGGTTCCGGGAGAAGGGCTGGGAGGCGGCCGTGCTCGAGGAGCAGTACCGCGAGCACGTCACCGGCTGGGACTACTTCCTGCCCCGCCTCGTCACGTACGTCGTTCGGCTGGTGTCGACGCCATGA
- a CDS encoding ArsR/SmtB family transcription factor: protein MSVTIDDELWSAVGDPVRRRMLDLLLTGGGTATTLSEQLPVTRQAVSKHLGVLGRVGLVHVTPSGRERLYEVDEAQLARAVAQLSSVGATWDARLRRIKQIAEAIQRSQEG, encoded by the coding sequence ATGAGCGTCACCATCGACGACGAGCTCTGGTCGGCGGTGGGGGACCCCGTCCGGCGGCGGATGCTCGACCTGCTGCTGACGGGCGGCGGGACGGCGACCACGCTGAGTGAGCAGCTGCCGGTCACGCGGCAGGCGGTCTCCAAACACCTCGGTGTACTCGGCCGGGTCGGGCTGGTCCATGTCACGCCATCCGGACGCGAGCGCCTCTACGAGGTGGACGAGGCCCAACTCGCCCGCGCGGTCGCGCAGTTGTCGTCGGTCGGGGCCACCTGGGACGCCCGGCTGCGTCGCATCAAGCAGATCGCCGAAGCAATCCAGCGCAGCCAGGAGGGCTGA
- a CDS encoding SRPBCC family protein, giving the protein MVDILHRIGVTSSPDAVYAALTTVDGLASWWTQDTDGDGSVGGVIRFRFEPGGFDMKVLEAQPAERVLWEVVGGPEEWIGTQIRFELKQEDGFTIVLFRHEGWKEPVEFMYHCSTKWATFLMSLKKLVETGEGEPAPHDVKISNWH; this is encoded by the coding sequence ATGGTGGACATCCTGCACAGGATCGGAGTCACGTCGTCTCCCGACGCTGTCTACGCAGCCTTGACCACGGTCGATGGGCTGGCGAGCTGGTGGACGCAGGACACGGACGGCGACGGCAGTGTCGGGGGAGTGATCCGGTTCCGCTTCGAACCCGGCGGGTTCGACATGAAGGTCCTGGAGGCTCAGCCCGCCGAGCGCGTGCTCTGGGAGGTTGTCGGCGGTCCCGAGGAGTGGATCGGCACGCAGATCCGCTTCGAGCTCAAGCAGGAGGACGGCTTCACGATCGTGCTGTTCCGGCACGAAGGCTGGAAGGAGCCGGTGGAGTTCATGTACCACTGCAGCACCAAGTGGGCGACCTTCCTGATGAGCCTGAAGAAGCTCGTCGAAACCGGCGAGGGAGAGCCGGCGCCGCACGACGTCAAGATCAGCAACTGGCACTAG
- a CDS encoding RICIN domain-containing protein, whose translation MNNLTNGGRRGRHRRRWTATGLLLVVPAIVVPYLVFAQEDSQAATVDGNAYYRLVSVRSGKVMDVNAFSTADGTRIQQWTDQSTANQQWKLRPAGDGYYELVNRNSGKVLGIAGGSTAQAAAAEQQTDSSSTSQEWRIDDVSASDAVTFTSRRSGQVLDVSGGSTAEGAAVIQYPGKGSTNQQWKLVKTAEPQATGTGGAQTTAAAGPYVWNNAQVVGGGYVTGLVFNLRAKGLLYARTDMGGAYRWDVAAEQWIPLTDWAGEKDWNLLGIDSVATDPVDPDRLYLAAGTYTNSWAGNGAILHSTDRGRTFQRTDLPFKLGANEDGRGAGERLAINPSDNGTLLLGTRKNGLWRSTDHGATWSQVSSFPVKDGASSGAGISFVTYGPAGSKTVYAGVADKSTSLYRSTDGGSTWQAVSGQPTGQMPQHGVLSGDGSLYLTYTDVVGPNGVTAGSVWKYKPTDGAWKNVSPSQGSYGFSGLAVDPQKPSTVMVTTLDRWWPEDEIYRTTDGGTTWKALADKSERDDSGAPYVGTGTGHWMTALAIDPFDSGHVLYGTGSGIWRSKDANATDSGGTSHWIVGARGLEETAVQDAVAPPGGAAIISSMGDLGGFRYSSSSSLTEVSAGRLKNPLMITSTDIDFAQSNPSVMVRVGRGGDQDGAYSTDGGSSWSGFKAEPVSSADSGQVALATNGSAIVWTEEGQAPYRSTDNGARWSKVSGLGNGAVVVADRSSAKTFYSLSGGTLYASTDGGATFTARAANLPAGRLTAVPGIAGDLWIAGGAKGLLHSTDGGRTFTALTTVSSASALGFGKAAPGASYQALYLIGTVKDVTGVFRSTDKGATWLRVNDDAHQWGSIGGGGVITGDPDTYGRVYVGTNGRGLQYGDPS comes from the coding sequence ATGAACAACCTCACGAACGGCGGGCGACGCGGGCGTCACCGTCGTCGCTGGACCGCGACCGGTCTGCTGCTCGTCGTGCCCGCCATCGTCGTGCCGTATCTCGTGTTCGCGCAGGAGGACTCGCAGGCCGCGACGGTCGACGGCAACGCCTACTACCGGCTGGTGTCCGTACGCAGCGGCAAGGTGATGGACGTCAACGCCTTCTCCACCGCCGACGGCACCCGCATCCAGCAGTGGACCGACCAGAGCACCGCCAACCAGCAGTGGAAGCTGAGACCCGCCGGGGACGGCTACTACGAGCTGGTGAACCGAAACAGCGGCAAAGTGCTGGGCATAGCCGGCGGTTCGACCGCCCAGGCGGCCGCCGCCGAGCAGCAGACCGACAGCTCCTCCACCTCCCAGGAGTGGCGGATCGACGATGTGAGCGCTTCCGACGCCGTCACCTTCACCTCCCGCAGGAGCGGCCAGGTCCTGGACGTCTCCGGAGGTTCTACGGCCGAGGGCGCGGCAGTCATCCAGTATCCCGGCAAGGGCAGCACCAACCAGCAGTGGAAGCTGGTGAAAACGGCCGAGCCCCAGGCGACGGGGACGGGCGGGGCGCAGACCACGGCCGCGGCCGGACCGTATGTGTGGAACAACGCCCAGGTGGTGGGCGGCGGTTACGTCACCGGGCTGGTGTTCAACCTGCGCGCGAAGGGACTGCTGTACGCGCGCACCGACATGGGCGGTGCCTACCGCTGGGACGTCGCGGCCGAGCAGTGGATCCCGCTGACCGACTGGGCCGGCGAGAAGGACTGGAACTTGCTGGGCATCGACTCGGTGGCCACTGACCCCGTCGACCCCGACCGGCTCTACCTCGCGGCGGGCACCTACACCAACAGCTGGGCGGGCAACGGCGCGATCCTGCACTCCACGGACCGTGGCCGCACCTTCCAGCGCACCGATCTGCCCTTCAAGCTGGGCGCCAACGAAGACGGCCGCGGGGCGGGCGAACGGCTGGCGATCAACCCCTCGGACAACGGCACCCTGCTGCTGGGCACCCGCAAGAACGGCCTGTGGCGCAGCACCGACCACGGCGCGACATGGAGTCAGGTCTCTTCGTTCCCCGTCAAGGACGGGGCGAGCAGCGGTGCGGGCATTTCCTTCGTGACGTACGGACCGGCCGGAAGCAAGACGGTCTATGCCGGCGTCGCCGACAAGTCCACTTCCCTGTACCGCTCCACCGACGGCGGCAGCACCTGGCAGGCCGTCTCCGGGCAGCCCACCGGCCAGATGCCGCAGCACGGCGTGCTCTCCGGTGACGGCTCGCTGTACCTGACGTACACCGACGTCGTCGGACCCAACGGCGTGACCGCGGGCTCGGTGTGGAAGTACAAGCCGACCGATGGGGCGTGGAAGAACGTCTCGCCGTCCCAGGGCAGTTACGGGTTCTCCGGTCTGGCCGTCGACCCGCAGAAGCCGTCCACGGTGATGGTCACCACTCTCGACCGCTGGTGGCCCGAGGACGAGATCTACCGCACCACCGACGGCGGTACGACCTGGAAGGCACTGGCCGACAAGTCGGAGCGGGACGACTCAGGCGCTCCTTACGTCGGTACCGGCACCGGGCACTGGATGACCGCCCTGGCCATCGATCCCTTCGACTCCGGGCACGTGCTGTACGGCACAGGCAGCGGCATCTGGCGCAGCAAGGACGCCAACGCCACCGACAGCGGCGGCACCAGCCACTGGATCGTGGGGGCCCGAGGGCTGGAGGAGACCGCGGTGCAGGACGCGGTCGCTCCGCCCGGCGGTGCCGCCATCATCTCCTCCATGGGTGACCTGGGCGGTTTCCGCTACAGCTCCTCCAGTTCCCTGACCGAGGTGTCCGCCGGGCGGCTGAAGAACCCGCTGATGATCACCAGCACCGACATCGATTTCGCCCAGTCCAACCCGTCGGTGATGGTCCGCGTCGGCCGTGGCGGCGATCAGGACGGCGCCTACTCCACCGACGGCGGCAGCAGTTGGAGCGGCTTCAAAGCAGAGCCGGTGAGCAGCGCCGACAGCGGCCAGGTCGCGCTCGCGACCAACGGCTCTGCCATCGTCTGGACCGAGGAGGGTCAGGCCCCGTACCGCTCGACCGACAATGGGGCGAGGTGGTCGAAGGTCAGTGGCCTGGGCAATGGCGCCGTGGTCGTCGCCGACCGTTCCTCGGCCAAGACCTTCTACTCACTGTCCGGGGGCACCCTCTACGCCAGCACCGACGGCGGCGCGACCTTCACCGCCCGCGCCGCCAACCTGCCCGCCGGCCGGCTCACGGCCGTCCCCGGTATCGCCGGGGACCTGTGGATCGCCGGCGGCGCCAAGGGGCTGCTGCACTCCACCGACGGAGGCCGCACCTTCACCGCGCTCACAACGGTAAGTTCTGCCTCCGCCCTCGGCTTCGGCAAGGCCGCGCCGGGCGCCTCCTACCAGGCCCTGTACCTGATCGGTACCGTCAAGGACGTCACCGGCGTCTTCCGCTCCACCGACAAGGGTGCCACCTGGCTCCGCGTCAACGACGACGCCCACCAGTGGGGCAGCATCGGCGGCGGCGGCGTCATCACCGGCGACCCCGACACCTACGGGCGCGTCTATGTCGGCACCAACGGACGCGGCCTCCAGTACGGCGACCCGTCCTGA
- a CDS encoding helix-turn-helix transcriptional regulator: protein MTTERTPLVGREAELARLDRLLAELVGDVPGRPAVLDVGGEAGIGKSRLVHELCLAATRRGAAVLRGRATEYERHIPFQPFTDAFSDLAPEVVESFPEAAEVAPVLSGAPRSTDRFHLHRATAALLTHAAASPLVVVLDDMHWADAASLELLDHLVRHPVHARVLLVLARRDRQSPAPLAATLTRGTETGTVRRTVLGPLGERDCVELLTPGLARDRAVRLFTASEGNPLYLLTLLQAHREGASVSRLSTTGLGALLLDELTPLTPSQGRLVQVVAALGDHATPALLGPVTGHEPGQLADDLAVLTRRDLLRTGTHGRIALRHPVLRSLVRDGTDPWQRTEIHRLVGAELARTGAPLAGRAHHAEQSLSDWDPQAAAVLDEAAEQAAQTAPASSAHWLEVVLRHLPHTPEHAARRRELMLRRARALGVGGRLRESRDLLHQVIALPDPGDGTGSRASAVVLCAVMERHLGRYSEAVALLRRELHRTDPAPSLADQVALGLELGSSAPHDTSYPAVRSEVAHTLEVARSLGDETGVAGALSVAALGEAYEGETAAADDFTRRAAALVDSLPDGDLTGLCEPLVRLAWAEAFLERFADAERHADRGLAIARRTGQIYLLPHLLLCKTHVRTQTCRLASAVELSEEAEDIARGIGSDELLAFVLATRAHALVDACPPGDPRPLATAEEAVAAAGLGVNWWASIAWCVLGYAALTAGDPARAREAVLRAGGPGLRRMQPSMRPLFLEVLVTAAVTMGDLDAAKDWAERAREEAERLDLPVQRASAMRSAAQIRLGLGDDKAAADLFVAAADESARSGGVFWEAFSLLFGASLSAADPGGSRRGQAAWHRGRRLAVAGGCGMLTGLAEAVGPAVAAAADGPERRLAELTAREREIADLVADGLTSPAIAERLCLSRRTVETHISRVYRKTGVSSRAALAGLMAGRTPRPSLRG, encoded by the coding sequence ATGACGACGGAACGGACACCGCTGGTCGGCAGAGAGGCGGAACTCGCGCGGCTCGACCGGCTGCTGGCGGAACTGGTGGGGGACGTGCCCGGCCGCCCGGCGGTGCTGGACGTCGGCGGTGAGGCGGGCATCGGCAAGAGCCGGCTGGTCCACGAGCTGTGCCTGGCCGCGACGCGCCGCGGGGCAGCGGTGCTGCGCGGCCGGGCGACGGAGTACGAACGTCACATCCCGTTCCAGCCGTTCACCGACGCCTTCTCCGACCTCGCCCCGGAGGTCGTCGAATCCTTCCCGGAGGCTGCCGAGGTCGCCCCGGTGCTGAGCGGGGCTCCCCGCAGCACGGACCGCTTCCACCTACACCGGGCCACCGCCGCCCTGTTGACCCACGCCGCGGCGTCTCCGCTGGTCGTGGTCCTGGATGACATGCACTGGGCGGACGCCGCATCGCTGGAACTCCTCGACCATCTCGTACGGCACCCCGTGCACGCCCGCGTCCTGCTGGTCCTCGCCCGCCGCGACCGGCAGAGCCCCGCGCCGCTTGCCGCGACCCTCACCCGCGGCACGGAGACCGGCACGGTACGGCGGACGGTCCTCGGCCCGCTCGGCGAGCGGGACTGCGTCGAACTGCTCACCCCTGGCCTGGCCCGCGACCGGGCCGTACGGCTCTTCACAGCGAGCGAGGGCAACCCGCTGTACCTGCTGACCCTGCTCCAGGCGCACCGCGAGGGCGCGTCGGTGAGCCGACTGTCCACGACCGGCCTCGGGGCGCTACTGCTCGACGAGCTGACCCCGCTGACGCCGTCGCAGGGTCGGCTCGTCCAAGTGGTGGCGGCTCTGGGCGACCACGCCACGCCCGCGCTGCTCGGCCCGGTGACCGGCCACGAGCCGGGGCAACTGGCCGACGATCTCGCCGTACTGACCCGGCGCGACCTGCTGCGCACCGGCACGCACGGGCGGATCGCGCTGCGTCACCCCGTGCTGCGCAGCCTCGTCCGCGACGGCACCGACCCCTGGCAGCGCACGGAGATCCACCGGCTCGTCGGCGCCGAACTCGCCCGTACCGGCGCCCCGTTGGCCGGGCGGGCGCACCACGCCGAGCAGTCGCTGTCCGACTGGGACCCGCAGGCGGCGGCGGTGCTGGACGAGGCCGCCGAGCAGGCCGCGCAGACGGCGCCCGCGAGCAGCGCGCACTGGCTTGAGGTGGTGCTGCGGCATCTTCCGCACACGCCGGAACACGCGGCCAGACGGCGCGAGTTGATGCTGCGGCGGGCCCGGGCGCTGGGCGTCGGCGGTCGGCTCCGGGAGAGCCGGGACCTGTTGCACCAGGTGATCGCCCTGCCCGACCCGGGCGATGGGACGGGGTCGCGGGCGTCTGCTGTCGTGCTGTGCGCCGTCATGGAGCGCCATCTCGGGCGTTACTCGGAGGCGGTCGCCCTGCTCCGCCGAGAGTTGCACCGCACTGATCCCGCGCCGTCGCTCGCCGACCAGGTGGCGCTGGGCCTGGAGCTGGGCTCCTCGGCCCCGCACGACACCTCGTACCCGGCGGTGCGCTCCGAGGTGGCACACACCCTGGAGGTGGCCCGCTCCCTCGGGGACGAGACGGGGGTGGCGGGTGCGCTGAGCGTCGCGGCGCTGGGGGAGGCGTACGAGGGGGAGACGGCTGCGGCGGACGACTTCACCCGCCGGGCGGCGGCCCTCGTGGACTCGCTGCCGGACGGCGATCTGACCGGCCTGTGCGAGCCGCTGGTACGGCTGGCCTGGGCGGAGGCGTTCCTGGAGCGCTTCGCCGACGCCGAGCGGCACGCCGATCGCGGCCTGGCCATTGCCCGCCGCACCGGCCAGATATACCTCCTGCCCCACCTTCTCCTGTGCAAGACACACGTGCGCACCCAGACCTGCCGGCTCGCGTCGGCGGTGGAACTGTCCGAGGAGGCCGAGGACATCGCCCGCGGCATCGGCAGTGACGAACTGCTCGCCTTCGTCCTCGCCACCAGGGCCCACGCCCTGGTCGACGCCTGCCCACCCGGCGATCCGCGGCCACTGGCCACCGCCGAGGAGGCGGTCGCCGCGGCGGGTCTGGGCGTCAACTGGTGGGCGTCCATCGCTTGGTGTGTACTCGGCTACGCGGCGCTCACTGCCGGCGACCCGGCTCGTGCCCGGGAGGCGGTCCTGCGTGCCGGCGGCCCCGGCCTGCGGCGGATGCAGCCCTCCATGCGTCCGCTGTTCCTGGAGGTCCTGGTGACCGCCGCCGTCACCATGGGTGACCTGGACGCGGCGAAGGACTGGGCCGAGCGGGCCCGCGAGGAGGCCGAGCGGCTCGATCTGCCCGTGCAGCGGGCCTCTGCCATGCGCAGCGCCGCGCAGATACGCCTCGGTCTCGGTGACGACAAGGCGGCGGCGGACCTGTTCGTGGCGGCGGCCGACGAGAGCGCCCGCAGCGGAGGGGTGTTCTGGGAGGCGTTCTCCCTGCTCTTCGGCGCCTCCCTGTCGGCGGCGGACCCGGGCGGCTCGCGGCGCGGGCAGGCGGCCTGGCACCGGGGGCGGCGGCTCGCCGTGGCCGGGGGCTGCGGGATGCTGACCGGTCTTGCCGAGGCGGTTGGCCCGGCGGTGGCCGCCGCCGCTGACGGGCCCGAGCGCCGCCTCGCCGAACTGACCGCCCGCGAACGGGAGATCGCCGACCTTGTCGCCGACGGCCTCACCAGCCCGGCGATCGCCGAAAGACTCTGCCTGAGCCGCCGCACGGTCGAGACCCACATCTCCCGGGTCTACCGCAAGACGGGAGTCTCATCGCGGGCAGCTCTGGCGGGCCTGATGGCGGGGCGCACGCCGAGGCCTTCCTTGAGAGGATGA